From the Mycoplasmatota bacterium genome, one window contains:
- a CDS encoding ferrous iron transport protein A: MKTLKEVEFGKTVIVKKLVGSGPVKRRIMDMGITKGCAIIVRKAAPMGDPIEITVRGYQLSIRKADAQTIIVE, encoded by the coding sequence ATGAAAACATTAAAAGAAGTGGAATTTGGAAAAACTGTAATTGTTAAAAAATTAGTCGGTTCTGGACCTGTAAAACGTAGAATAATGGACATGGGTATTACTAAAGGTTGTGCAATTATTGTTAGGAAAGCTGCACCAATGGGTGATCCTATTGAAATTACTGTAAGAGGATATCAGCTTTCAATTAGGAAAGCAGATGCTCAAACAATCATAGTGGAATAA
- a CDS encoding FeoB-associated Cys-rich membrane protein, translated as MINYFLGAIILSSLILAVRKLIKDAKRGKCTGCPFRNKCNHNH; from the coding sequence ATGATTAATTACTTTTTAGGAGCTATAATTTTATCTTCTTTAATCTTAGCTGTTCGAAAACTTATTAAAGATGCAAAAAGAGGGAAATGTACAGGTTGTCCATTTAGGAATAAATGTAATCATAATCACTAA
- a CDS encoding ferrous iron transport protein A: MMPLSMVKPGIPVIIKKVVGKDKIRNHLMNLGFVEGGIVTIITELNGNLLIKVKEVRIALDKTMANRVMV, translated from the coding sequence ATGATGCCACTATCAATGGTTAAACCAGGAATACCTGTAATAATTAAAAAAGTAGTTGGTAAGGATAAAATCCGAAATCATTTAATGAATCTTGGGTTCGTAGAAGGTGGTATAGTGACCATCATTACTGAACTTAATGGGAACCTATTGATAAAAGTTAAAGAAGTACGTATTGCTTTAGATAAAACGATGGCAAATCGAGTCATGGTTTAA
- a CDS encoding ATP-binding cassette domain-containing protein, protein MFSIFKKIGWYIKDHWVRYLLAITCLNIASIVSVLPPKILEIGIDEIINKTITQESLIQLILYLLLITVGGYIVTFFWAYLLFGAGIKLEFTIRKNFFRHLLKMDSKFFERNVVGDLMARATTDLNAVSMTAGYGVLTLVDSVIYLIFILFMMIYTISLKLTLLSLIPLPFVVIGVKILGDKIHKAYTKSQNAFSEMNNKVLESVTGVRVVRAFVQEQEDINRLEDSAKNAYQKNLGLIKVNALFDPLFRTAFTIAYTIAISVGCYMVFHQEITPGKLVSFSIYLGMLGWPMFALGDMVNIMSRGNASYDRINSILKQKSDIVEPVHPISAGKHLNVIEFDNVTFRYPTSEYNVIENISFKLEKGKTLGIVGKTGSGKTTILRQILKQYNLKEGNVLINGVNIKDMKSQDIRQYLGYVPQEHILFTGTVKKNIAFGKKESTEEEVNQAIDLASFRKDIAFLDDGLETIVGEQGVMLSGGQKQRLSIARAFITNPEVLILDDSLSAVDGTTEKDILSNIRQVRKSKTTIIVAHRLSAVEHADEIIVLNDGVIVERGSHQELMEIDGWYCKQYVHQQLLSNNRGDRK, encoded by the coding sequence ATGTTTAGTATTTTCAAAAAAATTGGTTGGTACATAAAGGACCATTGGGTTCGCTATTTACTAGCAATAACTTGTTTAAATATAGCGAGTATTGTTAGTGTCCTTCCTCCAAAAATATTAGAAATAGGAATCGATGAAATAATCAACAAAACAATCACACAAGAATCTTTAATACAATTAATTCTATATTTGTTGCTTATCACTGTTGGCGGATATATAGTGACGTTTTTTTGGGCTTATTTATTGTTTGGCGCAGGAATTAAATTAGAGTTTACGATTAGAAAAAACTTCTTTCGACATCTTCTAAAAATGGATAGCAAGTTTTTTGAAAGAAATGTAGTTGGTGATTTAATGGCTCGTGCAACCACTGATTTAAACGCTGTGTCGATGACAGCTGGGTATGGTGTTCTAACTTTAGTGGATTCAGTTATATATTTAATTTTTATATTATTTATGATGATATATACAATTAGTTTAAAATTAACACTGCTATCTTTAATTCCATTACCATTTGTTGTGATTGGGGTCAAAATCTTAGGTGATAAAATACATAAAGCTTATACAAAGTCACAAAATGCATTCAGTGAAATGAACAATAAGGTATTAGAATCTGTAACTGGTGTACGAGTGGTACGGGCATTTGTTCAAGAACAAGAAGATATTAATCGTTTAGAAGATAGTGCTAAAAATGCTTATCAGAAAAATTTAGGATTAATTAAAGTAAATGCATTATTTGATCCTTTATTTAGAACAGCATTTACCATAGCATATACGATTGCGATAAGTGTCGGATGTTATATGGTATTTCATCAAGAAATTACACCTGGTAAATTAGTTTCTTTTTCTATTTATTTAGGAATGTTAGGGTGGCCGATGTTTGCCTTAGGTGATATGGTGAATATTATGAGTCGTGGGAATGCCTCATATGATCGTATTAATAGTATTTTGAAACAAAAATCAGATATAGTAGAACCGGTTCATCCAATATCTGCAGGGAAGCATTTAAACGTAATTGAATTTGATAATGTTACATTCAGATATCCAACTAGTGAGTATAATGTGATAGAAAATATTAGTTTTAAATTAGAAAAAGGAAAAACACTTGGTATTGTAGGGAAAACAGGTTCTGGGAAAACAACGATATTAAGACAAATACTAAAACAATATAATTTAAAAGAAGGAAATGTATTAATAAATGGTGTTAATATAAAAGATATGAAATCTCAAGATATTCGTCAATATTTAGGGTATGTTCCACAAGAACATATTTTATTTACAGGTACAGTTAAAAAAAATATCGCATTTGGTAAAAAAGAATCAACAGAAGAGGAAGTGAATCAAGCAATTGATTTAGCTTCATTTAGAAAAGATATCGCTTTTTTAGATGATGGTTTAGAGACGATTGTTGGTGAACAAGGAGTTATGCTTTCAGGTGGACAAAAACAAAGATTATCAATTGCACGGGCTTTTATCACAAATCCTGAAGTCTTGATTTTAGATGATTCATTATCTGCAGTTGATGGAACGACAGAAAAAGATATATTATCAAATATTAGACAGGTAAGAAAGAGTAAAACAACAATAATTGTTGCTCATCGATTGTCAGCTGTTGAACATGCAGATGAAATTATTGTATTAAATGATGGTGTCATTGTTGAACGTGGGTCTCATCAAGAATTGATGGAGATCGATGGATGGTATTGTAAACAATATGTTCATCAACAATTGTTGAGTAATAACAGGGGTGATAGAAAATGA
- a CDS encoding helix-turn-helix transcriptional regulator has translation MVNLNLQDNLKKLRKEKKLSQEQLAEKLNISRQAISKWESGKAYPDIDNLISLKDIFKVSLDELVVNEKMDKEKSINQADYISTDNDGSYDEDGVEEASVSLMLGGFIIGTAVGVITGNFMWGTAGSFIGMGIGYILEVIRVKKLKK, from the coding sequence GTGGTAAATTTGAATTTACAAGATAATTTAAAGAAATTAAGAAAAGAGAAAAAACTATCACAAGAACAGCTTGCAGAAAAGTTAAATATATCACGTCAAGCAATTTCAAAGTGGGAATCTGGTAAAGCTTATCCAGATATTGATAACCTTATATCATTAAAGGATATATTTAAGGTTAGTTTAGATGAGTTGGTGGTTAATGAAAAAATGGATAAAGAAAAAAGTATAAATCAAGCAGATTATATATCTACTGATAACGATGGTAGTTATGATGAAGATGGTGTGGAAGAAGCTTCAGTTAGTTTAATGCTTGGAGGTTTTATAATTGGGACAGCTGTTGGAGTCATTACAGGAAATTTTATGTGGGGAACAGCAGGTTCTTTTATAGGTATGGGCATAGGATATATATTAGAAGTTATTAGAGTTAAGAAATTAAAGAAATAA
- the feoB gene encoding ferrous iron transport protein B: protein MSITIALAGNPNSGKTTVFNLLTGSTQHVGNWPGVTVEKKEGKLKGYKGVSIIDLPGIYSLSPYTLEEVVARNYLINEKPDVIVNIVDASNIERNLYLTTQLLELDIPVVVVLNMMDIIVKNGEKINIKKLSDQIGCPVIPISAITNQGNKGFQEYYLQGYKDQCEKICNNKGINVLAGVSVSMAKTINHTTINTVFSKEVESVISQIEDILSSLPSFKNMNNRWLAIKLFESDEKALISIDISKEILEKITILRDSCEKKLDDDAESIIIKERYESISRILNGTYKKNSTQKLSTSDKIDKIVTNKWLGLPMFFGIMWFIYWVSISTLGDYLIGWVEMFFEWISGGVESFLVSAGAVDWMQSLIIDGIIGGISGIMVFVPQLMILFLFISLLEDSGYMARVAFIMDKIFHKFGLSGKSFIPMLIGTGCSIPGIMASRTIENEKDRKMTIMLTPFIPCGAKLPVFAMFIAIMFSQQSWVGPSMYIIGFAMVVISGIILKRTKLFKGDPAPFVMELPQYRFPKANGVVIHMWEKAKSFIIKAGTIILIAVVVLWFLQSFSFSLEFLGGERIEESILAKIGNSIKWLFAPLGFGNDWTGPVALITGLIAKEVVVATFAIVGTSTTVEFTQVSAYAFMIFTLFAAPCFAAIGAMKREFGNWKWTFIAIGYQTGIAYILAMLVYNVGGLIFKGTDAVKPVIMDPDTIESASEGNVIIGDIVSIIFAAFIILAVVIGIVNKLRNSYNKKEK from the coding sequence ATGTCTATTACAATTGCCCTTGCTGGCAATCCTAACAGTGGTAAAACAACGGTTTTTAATTTATTAACAGGGTCTACCCAACATGTAGGAAACTGGCCTGGTGTTACTGTAGAAAAGAAAGAGGGTAAATTAAAAGGCTATAAAGGTGTGTCTATCATTGACTTACCAGGAATTTATTCATTATCACCATATACGCTTGAAGAAGTGGTAGCTCGTAATTATTTAATTAACGAAAAACCAGATGTCATTGTTAATATAGTTGATGCATCTAATATTGAAAGGAATTTATATCTTACTACACAACTTTTAGAACTAGATATTCCAGTAGTAGTTGTTTTAAATATGATGGATATTATTGTGAAAAATGGAGAAAAGATAAATATAAAAAAATTATCTGACCAAATAGGTTGTCCTGTCATTCCTATTTCAGCAATAACTAACCAAGGAAACAAAGGATTTCAAGAATATTATCTTCAAGGATATAAAGACCAATGTGAAAAAATCTGTAATAATAAGGGTATTAACGTATTAGCTGGTGTATCCGTTAGTATGGCTAAAACAATAAATCATACAACAATAAATACAGTTTTTTCAAAAGAGGTTGAAAGTGTTATCTCACAAATTGAAGATATTTTATCTAGTTTGCCTTCTTTTAAAAATATGAATAATAGATGGTTAGCGATAAAGTTATTTGAATCAGATGAAAAGGCATTGATTAGCATAGATATTTCAAAAGAAATACTAGAAAAAATTACTATCTTAAGAGATAGTTGTGAAAAAAAACTTGATGATGATGCTGAAAGTATTATTATCAAGGAGAGATACGAAAGTATTTCTAGAATTCTTAATGGTACATATAAAAAAAATTCGACACAAAAATTATCAACCTCTGATAAAATTGACAAAATTGTGACTAACAAATGGTTAGGATTACCAATGTTTTTTGGAATTATGTGGTTTATTTATTGGGTATCTATATCAACACTCGGAGATTATTTAATCGGATGGGTTGAAATGTTTTTTGAATGGATTAGTGGTGGCGTTGAGTCATTTTTAGTTAGCGCTGGAGCAGTAGATTGGATGCAAAGCCTTATAATTGATGGTATTATTGGTGGTATTAGTGGAATTATGGTATTTGTACCTCAATTAATGATACTATTTCTATTTATATCTCTTTTAGAAGATTCTGGATATATGGCAAGAGTGGCATTTATAATGGATAAAATTTTCCATAAGTTTGGACTTTCAGGAAAGTCATTTATCCCTATGTTAATTGGTACAGGATGTTCGATTCCTGGGATTATGGCATCTAGAACTATTGAAAATGAAAAAGATAGAAAAATGACAATTATGCTAACCCCATTTATTCCATGTGGGGCAAAGCTTCCAGTTTTCGCAATGTTTATCGCAATAATGTTTAGCCAACAGTCTTGGGTTGGACCTTCAATGTATATAATTGGATTTGCGATGGTTGTTATATCTGGAATAATCCTTAAAAGAACTAAATTGTTTAAGGGTGATCCTGCACCTTTTGTGATGGAATTACCACAATATAGATTTCCGAAAGCAAATGGAGTAGTAATTCATATGTGGGAAAAGGCGAAATCATTTATCATTAAAGCCGGAACTATTATCTTAATAGCTGTGGTAGTTCTATGGTTCCTTCAGTCTTTTAGTTTTTCACTTGAGTTTCTTGGTGGAGAAAGAATTGAAGAAAGTATACTAGCAAAAATAGGTAATTCTATTAAATGGTTGTTTGCACCTCTAGGCTTTGGAAATGATTGGACTGGACCAGTTGCATTGATAACCGGTTTAATCGCAAAAGAAGTTGTAGTTGCTACATTCGCTATTGTTGGAACTTCTACTACTGTTGAATTTACTCAAGTATCAGCATATGCTTTCATGATATTTACCTTATTTGCAGCTCCTTGTTTCGCCGCAATTGGTGCAATGAAAAGAGAGTTTGGTAATTGGAAATGGACTTTTATCGCAATAGGTTATCAAACAGGTATAGCTTATATACTTGCTATGTTAGTTTATAATGTTGGTGGATTAATTTTCAAAGGAACAGATGCTGTTAAACCTGTCATCATGGATCCTGATACAATTGAGTCAGCATCTGAAGGTAATGTTATTATAGGTGATATAGTTTCAATAATATTTGCTGCGTTTATAATACTTGCTGTTGTTATTGGGATTGTTAATAAATTAAGAAATTCTTATAATAAAAAAGAAAAATAA
- a CDS encoding ECF transporter S component — MYKTKKLVTLAILASLGTVLMYFEIPLTNVFKVDASDLTVIISTVIYGPIGGIIVAFLKSLLHFLVKRGETGVGLEEIIAFTASMVYVLPFYFSMKYSKKIFNNNKILIRLIPTIVATIAMIVILPTLNYLIFFKLYFIYTNIPYTHNLIYTGAVATIIPNIIKGVFLSTAFIILSFRLEQIVLKLDVSDNHFKNLLSED; from the coding sequence ATGTATAAAACAAAGAAACTAGTTACATTAGCAATATTAGCATCATTAGGAACAGTTTTGATGTATTTTGAAATACCATTAACAAATGTCTTTAAAGTTGATGCTAGTGATTTAACGGTTATTATATCAACAGTGATTTATGGTCCTATAGGTGGAATAATTGTAGCTTTTCTAAAATCATTATTACATTTTTTGGTGAAACGTGGTGAAACAGGAGTAGGATTAGAAGAAATCATTGCATTTACAGCTTCAATGGTTTATGTTCTTCCGTTTTACTTTTCTATGAAATATTCTAAGAAGATATTCAATAATAACAAAATTTTAATTCGTTTGATTCCAACAATTGTAGCAACTATAGCTATGATTGTTATATTACCAACATTAAATTATTTGATTTTCTTTAAACTATACTTTATTTATACAAATATACCATATACTCATAATCTAATATATACTGGTGCGGTTGCGACAATAATACCTAATATTATTAAAGGTGTGTTTTTGTCAACAGCATTTATAATTCTGAGTTTTAGACTAGAACAAATTGTTTTAAAACTAGATGTTAGTGATAATCATTTTAAGAATTTATTAAGTGAAGATTAA
- a CDS encoding ABC transporter ATP-binding protein: MRFLRIWKYTNKYRKLVFLSLISLIIAISIELIFPFIYKTIIDDYLIGVEKPWYVVDKTVENPVEYEGKYYAQSRNIKDNKDKWISTDNEVRVYLINNKFYFIDEYVVKGSKKISNNQLVVTDVNNIEHRYDVDLLGSNEVLNFYQPAVYPIIVLVIINVILNFIVMIITYLYRLSFFRLGNKVTYDIRKDAFEKIQKLHISYFDKIPAGKVVARVTNDTQTIINLFSRTLIVFISAIVYFVGIYISLFILNMQLAGYSLILLPILLIWGKLYRKGAKKNNQVIRSENSEINAYLNQSIKGMEVIQAFNREDLSYEEFQSHNKRYLEYRNRMLTLNATLSGNLVRSLQRLIYGAILLYFGWGALGIQTVVEVGVIYAFIDYMNKLINPINQIFGNIDVFEQSLVSCDRVFYLLDQDEIALYDDEVERFKGNIEFKHLYFAYEKDNYILKDINLKVNSGQTIALVGHTGSGKSSMMNVMLRFYDYVEGEILIDDVDIRKYSKQAYRKHVGIVLQDPVLFTGTIASNISLNNELVTDEIIEDALIKIGAERFIKKFSKGIHDPVLDMGSNFSTGERQLISFARAMIYNPAVLVLDEATANIDTETEQLIQKALEVVKKNRTTFIIAHRLSTIKDADQIIVLEKGSIVERGNHEALMSLKGKYFEMYESQLH, translated from the coding sequence ATGAGATTTTTAAGAATATGGAAATATACAAATAAATATAGAAAATTAGTTTTCCTATCACTCATATCGCTCATAATAGCAATCAGTATTGAATTGATTTTTCCTTTTATTTATAAAACGATTATTGATGACTATTTAATAGGTGTGGAGAAACCTTGGTATGTTGTGGATAAAACTGTGGAAAACCCTGTTGAATATGAGGGAAAGTATTATGCACAAAGTAGAAACATAAAGGATAATAAAGATAAATGGATTTCTACAGATAATGAGGTTAGAGTATATTTGATTAATAATAAATTTTATTTTATTGATGAATATGTGGTAAAGGGTTCTAAAAAAATAAGTAATAACCAGTTGGTTGTTACTGATGTTAATAATATAGAGCATCGATATGATGTTGATTTATTAGGTTCAAATGAAGTATTAAATTTTTATCAACCTGCCGTTTATCCTATTATTGTACTTGTTATAATCAATGTTATTTTAAATTTCATTGTGATGATTATAACCTATTTATATCGTTTAAGCTTCTTTAGGTTAGGAAATAAAGTAACTTATGATATTAGAAAAGATGCTTTTGAAAAGATTCAAAAATTACATATTTCCTATTTTGATAAAATTCCAGCTGGTAAAGTAGTCGCAAGAGTCACAAATGATACACAAACGATTATCAACTTATTTTCAAGAACTCTAATTGTATTTATAAGTGCTATTGTATATTTTGTAGGAATTTATATTAGTTTGTTTATTTTAAATATGCAGTTAGCAGGATATAGTTTAATTTTATTACCGATTCTTTTAATCTGGGGTAAGTTATATAGAAAAGGGGCTAAAAAAAATAATCAAGTGATTAGAAGTGAAAATTCAGAAATAAACGCTTATTTAAATCAGTCTATAAAAGGTATGGAAGTTATTCAAGCGTTTAATCGTGAAGATTTAAGTTATGAGGAATTCCAATCACATAATAAACGTTATTTAGAATATAGAAATAGAATGTTGACGTTAAATGCGACTTTATCTGGTAACTTAGTAAGATCTTTGCAAAGATTAATATATGGGGCAATTCTCTTATATTTTGGATGGGGAGCTCTTGGGATCCAGACGGTTGTTGAAGTTGGTGTTATTTATGCATTTATCGATTATATGAATAAGTTAATTAACCCTATCAATCAAATTTTTGGAAACATTGATGTGTTTGAACAATCTTTAGTCTCATGTGATCGTGTATTTTATTTACTAGATCAAGATGAAATTGCCTTATATGATGATGAAGTAGAACGATTTAAAGGAAATATTGAATTTAAACATTTATATTTTGCTTATGAAAAAGATAATTATATTTTAAAAGATATTAATTTAAAAGTTAACTCAGGGCAGACGATTGCTTTAGTTGGACATACTGGTAGTGGGAAAAGTTCAATGATGAATGTAATGCTTCGTTTCTATGATTATGTTGAAGGAGAAATCCTTATCGATGATGTTGATATTAGAAAATATTCTAAACAAGCTTATCGAAAACATGTAGGGATTGTATTACAAGATCCTGTGCTATTCACTGGAACAATCGCTTCAAATATCAGTTTAAATAATGAATTGGTTACAGATGAAATAATTGAGGACGCCTTAATAAAAATAGGAGCTGAGCGTTTTATTAAGAAATTTTCTAAAGGAATTCATGATCCTGTGTTAGATATGGGTTCAAACTTCTCAACAGGTGAAAGACAATTAATCTCTTTTGCGAGAGCAATGATATATAATCCGGCTGTATTAGTTCTTGATGAAGCAACCGCAAATATTGATACAGAAACAGAACAGTTAATTCAAAAGGCATTAGAAGTGGTTAAGAAAAATCGTACAACTTTCATTATTGCACACCGTCTTTCTACAATTAAAGATGCTGATCAGATTATTGTGTTAGAAAAAGGAAGTATTGTTGAAAGAGGTAATCATGAAGCGTTAATGTCTTTAAAAGGGAAGTATTTTGAGATGTATGAATCACAACTTCACTAA
- a CDS encoding cob(I)yrinic acid a,c-diamide adenosyltransferase, whose product MKIYTKNGDSGKTSLLNERVTKTNLRIEVNGQIDELMVMLAFLIEDIKDKEEVKLYQDLKEVYKNLFMITSMIADVNNQYNFGIKEKSIDKLEKEIDCITQDLPKLKHFIYYTGNQTAMLCHQVRAKVRSVERIVVALYEKEEIDNLILLYLNRLSDYFYTLARYINIQSGNEEDTLNF is encoded by the coding sequence ATGAAAATTTATACAAAAAATGGAGATAGTGGTAAGACGTCTTTATTAAATGAAAGAGTTACTAAAACGAATCTTCGTATAGAAGTGAATGGACAAATTGATGAATTAATGGTGATGTTAGCTTTTCTGATTGAAGATATAAAGGATAAAGAGGAAGTAAAATTATATCAGGATTTAAAAGAAGTATATAAAAATCTATTTATGATAACCTCAATGATAGCTGATGTAAATAATCAATATAACTTTGGTATTAAAGAAAAAAGCATAGATAAATTAGAAAAAGAAATAGATTGTATAACACAAGATTTACCTAAATTAAAACATTTTATTTATTATACAGGTAATCAAACAGCAATGTTATGTCATCAAGTACGTGCTAAAGTAAGAAGTGTTGAAAGAATTGTTGTTGCGTTATATGAAAAAGAAGAGATTGATAATCTAATTTTATTATATTTAAACCGGTTGTCTGATTATTTTTATACATTAGCAAGGTATATTAATATTCAAAGTGGTAATGAAGAAGATACTTTAAACTTCTGA
- a CDS encoding metal-dependent transcriptional regulator, which yields MQSKESREMYLEVILKLSEKNDVVRSIDIANELNYSKPSISRAMKVLKQEGYITQLPYGDIKLTQKGLEKAKKIYNIHNLITDFLVKTLKIDKITAEKDACRIEHVISQETVDAIEQYLIDN from the coding sequence ATGCAAAGTAAAGAATCAAGAGAAATGTATTTAGAAGTTATATTAAAACTTTCTGAAAAAAATGATGTCGTTCGTTCAATAGATATTGCGAATGAACTCAATTACTCAAAACCAAGTATTAGCCGGGCAATGAAAGTTTTAAAACAAGAGGGATATATAACACAACTACCCTATGGTGATATTAAGTTAACTCAAAAAGGATTAGAAAAAGCTAAGAAAATATACAATATCCACAACTTAATAACTGATTTTTTAGTGAAAACATTAAAAATAGATAAAATTACTGCTGAAAAAGATGCTTGCAGAATAGAACATGTCATCAGTCAAGAAACAGTTGATGCGATAGAACAATATTTAATAGATAATTGA
- a CDS encoding IS1595 family transposase: MINKIDLINELNKLSIKNYEDVFSFIMSFNNPIESKSDICLNCPHCGSVEFVKNGKTNKGIQRYICRECNKSFCDTSNTLLYRSRCTEDIWLKFIDCEISGLSLKETAYYNNLSITTCFYMRHKLYKAIRNLKMKETLSSKVELDCIYTKINLKGTKPSNMPRHSKKRGNTSAYSGISHHKVCIVAAIDENDNMLLEIAGVGSESMEKYTKYTDKFMDTTLIISDSKPCIQQFANNLGVKNDKVPVIANKKRYTTNLGNSLGDINQLATGITKIIKNSHGVSIRHLQDYLSFYLYKKQLHYRTNRKDHANIMYNLLKYNHHLSNKDTLNFDYPISLKDAYYEYRYGIFA; encoded by the coding sequence ATGATAAATAAAATAGATTTAATTAATGAATTAAATAAACTATCTATAAAGAATTATGAAGATGTTTTTAGTTTCATTATGTCTTTCAATAACCCTATAGAATCTAAAAGCGATATTTGTTTGAATTGTCCACATTGTGGTTCAGTTGAGTTTGTTAAAAATGGAAAAACAAACAAAGGAATTCAAAGATACATTTGTCGCGAGTGTAATAAATCATTTTGTGATACATCTAACACTCTTCTTTATAGAAGTAGATGTACTGAAGATATATGGTTAAAATTTATTGATTGTGAAATATCAGGATTATCTTTAAAAGAAACTGCTTATTATAATAATTTAAGTATCACAACTTGTTTTTATATGCGACATAAGCTTTATAAAGCAATCAGAAACTTAAAGATGAAAGAAACTTTATCTAGTAAAGTTGAATTAGATTGTATTTATACAAAGATAAATCTTAAAGGAACCAAACCATCAAATATGCCTAGACATAGTAAAAAGAGAGGTAATACATCTGCATATTCAGGTATATCTCATCACAAAGTATGTATTGTCGCTGCAATCGATGAAAATGATAATATGTTGCTTGAGATAGCTGGAGTTGGATCGGAATCAATGGAAAAATACACTAAATATACCGATAAATTTATGGATACAACTTTAATTATTTCTGACAGTAAACCATGTATTCAACAATTTGCGAATAATTTAGGTGTTAAGAATGATAAAGTTCCTGTGATAGCTAATAAAAAACGTTATACTACTAATCTAGGTAATAGTTTAGGTGATATTAATCAATTGGCTACCGGGATTACTAAGATTATAAAAAATAGTCATGGTGTATCTATAAGACATTTACAAGATTACTTATCATTTTACCTATATAAAAAACAATTACATTATAGAACTAATCGAAAAGATCATGCAAATATAATGTATAACTTATTAAAATACAATCATCATTTATCTAATAAGGATACGTTAAATTTTGATTATCCAATATCTTTAAAAGATGCTTATTATGAATATCGATATGGGATTTTTGCATAA
- a CDS encoding DUF4430 domain-containing protein, whose product MFKNKKLFYGILSSVVMVLIAVALIWVYNSQNSRKDVTTTDNGMMITVKVIVDDEVKLEKEIKTEEELLWDAIKDEGIIEADESQYGHFVTTAAGITVDSEKQQWWFIEVNGEGAAVGIDDLNIYDKDVIVFELKTGW is encoded by the coding sequence ATGTTTAAAAACAAAAAATTATTTTATGGTATTTTATCTAGTGTAGTTATGGTGTTAATCGCTGTAGCATTAATATGGGTGTATAATTCTCAAAATAGTCGTAAAGATGTAACGACTACTGATAATGGAATGATGATAACAGTTAAAGTTATTGTTGATGATGAGGTTAAATTAGAAAAAGAAATTAAAACAGAAGAAGAACTTTTATGGGACGCAATTAAAGATGAAGGTATTATTGAAGCAGATGAAAGTCAATATGGACATTTTGTAACTACTGCCGCAGGAATTACAGTAGATTCTGAGAAACAACAATGGTGGTTTATTGAAGTGAATGGCGAGGGAGCTGCTGTTGGTATAGATGATCTAAATATATACGATAAAGATGTTATTGTTTTTGAATTAAAAACTGGTTGGTAA
- a CDS encoding TM2 domain-containing protein, with the protein MKNRNVSSKNWLVALLLCIFLGYLGGHRFYVGKIGTGILWLLTVGLFGIGYIVDLLLIASFKFKDSYGEILK; encoded by the coding sequence ATGAAAAACAGAAATGTATCAAGCAAAAATTGGCTAGTAGCCTTATTGCTATGTATTTTTTTAGGATATTTAGGTGGCCACAGATTTTATGTTGGAAAAATAGGAACAGGAATATTATGGCTTTTAACCGTTGGACTTTTTGGCATTGGTTATATAGTTGATCTATTATTAATCGCTTCATTTAAATTTAAGGATTCATATGGTGAAATACTAAAATAA